The genome window CTTTACATTGTCAGCTTGGGATTGCAGGTTGCACacttctgaactgaaatttaTTCTTCAGCTTAAGAAGAGAAAGATAGGAAATTATATCCATTAACAGTTGCCTTAGATTGTCTTTAAAGTTGACCGGGTTTTGAAATAAGTTTGTTTGACTGgagctgctaaaaaaaataaaatctgtaattgttttgttctttgttttttcattctaGGCAGAGAATTTTTTGTAGGCCTTTCCAAGCGGACAAATCAACGTGGTGCAGAAATTCTGGCTGACACATTTAAGGTTTGTAGGTTGATTTGTGCTACAGGAAGTGTAAGCTGTCCTCTGCTGAGCCAAGTGAAAAATTGTACTGGCCAAGACACTTGTCGTATTTGTAAATGCTTTaattacaatttcttttaaaaaagtagaaattaatgaaaaaatgaaaaagtttgaGCATCCTCTAACATAGTATGCTGAAGTTGGATCTCAAATGTGGAATCATTGCATAAAAGTAACTTGGGCAGTGGGAGGCTGAGGGGATATTGACATGTTCTTAATGTTCTCATCTGTCAGCACATTGTTCTTAGTGCTGGTCCCAGGAGAGTTTTTATGTACATACTGTTTAATTGCACATTTTAATGCATTGCTTTACAGCTGAAATAATAGTATTATTTGAAATGTGTTCTGGATTTTACTCCAGTGCACAAGACATGGCAAGCTGGTCCAGAGGGGTATGTCATACATAAGCAGTTGACTCTGTGCCCTGGGATACATTGCTATTGTTAATTTGCAGAGAGTACAATTAATTATGGAATATCTCAATATAATTAAGGAAATGGgacagcttaaaaatatttatagcacCCTTTTTCTGCTCCCGCACAGGATTATGCTGTCTCCACAGTCCCTGTTCATGATTCTTTGCATCTGAAGAGTTTTTGCAGCATGGCTGGACCAAACCTGATTGCTATCGGGTCAAGTGAAGCTGCGCAGAAAGCCCTCAAGGTAAAGAGTAtatgaaaattttctttaaacaggAAGCTTTGGTTGGTTAGTTTTTAATGTCTGCTCAAGGATGCTgaaatttttaatatgtatagATCAATGAAAGAGGAAATCAGTGCATACCTTGTACGTGCAAGCTGAAGAGAATATTTATATCAGGTAAGAGAACAGTGATATTAATTTAGCTCAAGCTGTGTACATTAGTTTATAAAATGGAATACAAGGGTTATTATTTACGTTTCTGTTGACTGAAAGTGACAATTTGTTGATAATAGGGAGGAAGAAGATATCATCAGAGCAGTAGGAGACACTGAAGCCacctgctctagctgtaggTGGAGCCCAtggtcccttgcaacccaaaccACTGTGGTTCTGTGTTTACTTCAGATGTTGCTGTGAGAACATGTGGCTTTTAAAATTGCTAGAGAACGTGTAAAAAGTTtggcaggaaggaggaaggagagggtCATGGTCTCTGTTGAACAGATGGCCCGTGTGTGCATTTTTCACAGGATAAAATGATTCTGTCACTGCGGCCACAGGGGCTGGGGGCCAGAGCTCCTCATCCCTCCACCAGGTGGCTGCAGAGTCAAGGTCCTTTCAGTTCGCTTTTTCCTGTCAGGTCCCATCAGGCTGTCATAGCAGCATTgctccagcagaaagcagggagAGCTGTCCGCCTGAGCTTTGGCCTTCTCTCGAGTCTCTGAACAGTTCAATTTAAAATGGGGTCGTGAATCTGGGTCTCTTTGCTGGCAGACTTGCTAACCAGTAATTCACAGTGCAGCAGGTCAGCACTGCGCTTCCACTGGCATGGTTCACGGGAAATGCCTGTTGCTGCTCTGGTTTGCACCAAGCTTGGTGGCTTCTCTGCCCGCTGCATATGTTCAGAGGGTTTCGGAGATGTAGGCACAGAGATGCCTGAGGCCATGAATCTCATTACATGTGTAGGTAACCTGAGAGATTAGCATATCTACTCCTGCCCGatagcacagctgcaggcactgaTGCTTTGCAGCAGAAACTTTGGCTGAGGCACCAAAACAGCAAAGTTCACCTGACGTGAAGCTTGAGGGAGTTTGTCTCTGTGATAGACTGGGTCCTGCCATCCTGCGCTCTTTGTTTTGAAACGCAGGTAAGCCAGAGTGTGTCTGAAAGCATTAAAGCTAAATGccttacatctttttttttatcaggacTTGCTTGTAAAGGTTTAACCAAAACTTACTTCTTGGTGATGACAGCAAGTCCCACATTTTCAGCTTATGATTACACTGATTACTTTGCCACTAAATAAGAACGTAAAAACGTACATTGTTCTTCAGTTTTGCAGAAGCCTCAGTGATCCAGTGTCTTCACTAATGCTTGGACAAAATCAGCTGTATGTGGGGAGGGGTGGAGATAGCACTGCTTAGCTGGAGTGAGAAAGCCCTCCGTAGTCCTCTCAGCTGAAAGGCAGTTTACGCAACCTGACTTATGTGTCTTGCTCTAATTATAAAGCATGACTTACATTAAAGAGCAGCACTGCTATTGGTGCCCAAGGCTACCGGTCTGAATCTGTGCCACGCAGAACATTTACTATGGAAATAACATGTAGCTCTGATATTAACATCACTTCATCCTAAAGAGCTTTGGAACCCATCCTGCACGTGTGGTACATATACCTCCTTGGCTTCTGCAAGCTAGTGATACCTATTACTTTAATAAATCCATAACTGCCTGCAAGGTGGAAGCCTGAAAACCTTCTCGTTCTTATTGCCATGCAGAGAGTTTTTCTTGCGTATTTACTTACCAGTTTTTATAAATTCTCCTCATGGGCATAATCCTAGGACTTTACATTTCCCAGCAGCATCATTTATTCCATTGGAGCTCAGCAGagatttgttgtttgtttttccttctctctcttgtGGCAGTTGAAGATTTAAAATGCCTTAGTGCCCTGCTGAGATAAAACCCACATTTCATATCTGCTCAGGATCTCCCCTGCTGGATGCTGCTTGAATTATGGAGGAGAGGAAGGTGTGATCCTGGCTGCCTTAGATTTGCAGCCTGTCAGCAATGAGGGAACAGGATAACAGCCTGATTGCTCTGATGAGCAATGAGTGTGAGCGTAGGGAGCCTCCTCACAAACAAGAGGAAACAGGGGGACAGCCCTGTGGTTCCCTGCGTAGTTTGGAGTGACTGCAAGTCTGTTTGTTCACTTGAATGTGCTGTGGAAGTTACTGTCTCATTAGAAATCACTGCATGAAGCTCTGGGAGTACATttccagcctctgctctgccctgaggAATTTATGACAAATGGCTTTGGTTGAAAAGGTCTGATGTTCCTGATGCCGTGAGATTGATTTAGTCTGGGGTGGAAAGTGCCCTGCATCTTTCCCTGTGAAATATGCACTGTCCCAGATATTCAGGCTCAGACTCAAAATGCCTCGTGAGCCTCAACCTGATGGAGTTTGCAGATATCCAGACAACCCTACTCTTGTATGGAGTGTTTATAAACATGAGCAAAATTCAAGTACAATACtggttgctcagagctgcaaTTTGAACCTGAGCCAGCACTAATCTGAGAACTTGTCATTCTGATTAAGGCTTTTTGCACGGCTCAGCTAATCATGTTGCAGTGCATAAAAGTAGCTGTTGtagccaaaaatatttttttgataAACTGATTAAATGATGCTGATAACTAGCCATCAAGTAGATACCACCATTAATCAAGGTGCAGTGGAAAGTAGATTTATTTTGAAGAGGATGTGCTCATTAACAAGATAATCTAGCagtcttgtttaaaaaatatatcaattaTTCCAGTTTTCAGTGTAATTCTGTGCATCAGAGACTGAGCAGCATCTTCACATGTATATAGGGGTCACATTTGATCACATGCTGCGAGCTGGAGTTCtcagagaaattatttgaaaacatgtCAGTAATGCATCTCCCTCGCAAATGCTAGCAGTGGTAGTGCTGTGTATCACAGCTTTGTCCAATGGTTGAATTCTTGCTTTTTGGCACAAGTGATTTTGGTATTTGTTCACTTACTCTGATTAAAAATTATTGCAGTTAGTGATCAGTGTCTTGAAACCTTgtggaaataaaactgcaatAGGATCTCTATAAGATGCTGATACTGAGAAGTAACAGCCGCTGCCTGGGTTTTGACCAGTGGATGGAGTGATAGCAGTGCCAGTCCACCTCTCCTCCCAGCCTGTGTGGCCCTGCTCTCCCCGGTCTCTGAGTCACCTGCCTGGGGCAGCCCCCAGTGCCGCTGCTTTAGGAGATTGCTGCTGGGAGCCTCTCCTTGGTGGCTGCcgttctttgtttctgtgctggaaACCCTGTTGAGCAAGAAAGGCAATTGAGCTGCTTTTGAGCACCTGTGGTAGTTAGTTTGGTTTTGTCCTGCAGTGTGTCTTGGTGGCCAGCAAGTGAGCTGTTGTGCTCACTAGGctaacatttatatttaaaataggttttttttgttcaaatggCAGCAGTTTTTCTTGATTGTTCTTGCTGTTGCAACTCATGTATCCATGcaattccttaaaaataaaagaataaatggcATGTGGTGCTCGGGTATGGCAGAGCGCAGTTTATCATGAGCTTAGTGCTGTGTGTGTAACGGAGAGCACTGCCAGTGAACTATAAAATGAGTGCGCAGTTTAGGATTATAGAGCACATGCTAGGAGCAGGCAATAAATCACAAGTGACGTTCTAACCGTGAAATCCTCTTCAGGCTCTGGCGAGTATAGAATATTTATTTGGgctgcagctgaaaagcagcacttAAGGAAACTTGgtgaaagagaaaggcaaattAACTACAGAAAGCACCATGGCCTGCCTTGCTTCCACATCTGAAACATTAGCTTCCCTCTGCTATGCGCAGAGTGCATTTAATTCCTTCTTGCATTTAACCCCATTCATAATTCTGTAGCTGAATGTTTGCCATGGCTGTTGGGCAGATAAAGCCTTAGGGGAATGTCTGTATCCTCAATGGGTCCAGGAGCTTTCCAGAAGTGTCGCCTCTGGGCACCAGTCTTGTGGTGCTGGAGGGGCCGGGCAGTGAGCATGGTGCTGCCAGCATGGCTTGGTGCCCTGCTGCCCGCATCATGGAGCACAACTCAGGCTCTGGCTCCGATGACAGGGGGTGAGAGCCAGCTGACTAGGTCAGGGTTCAGTGGCAAAGGCAAATTATAGGATTGCATTGAGAATGGTGACCCAGAATCTGCTGTGTCCTGAAAACGCTGTGTTCTTGTCCCTCGGATAGCCCTATTGACTGGCACAGAGCACAGgtccctctgcttttcctggtgAGCGAGGACTTGGATGGTGCTGATGGGCACCACATTCAGTTTAGGAACTTGTCTATGGCCAGGCCATCCCCTATCCCCTCACAAGTAGCTCAGTAGCAATCCCAGAGAATCTGAGAGGTACCCTGATTCAGTATCTCCTGTTGGGAGCAGAGCTGTTCGTTCATCTCCTCAAGTATTCCCCAGAGGACGCTATTATGAACGCAACTCCTCTGTTTTGACAGAGGTCAAGAGAGGCCTACCAAAACCACACTGCAAGCataaaggagaaggaaatccCTTGGGCAACTAGGCCCTTGGTCTGTATCCAAAGCTGTGATCACAGCAGAGCTTTGAAAGACTTGAGCGCAAGAAGTTGTTACAGTGTTGGCAGAGTTGCCCCCTCTCCATGAttaaatgccttcttttcccaCTGCGTCTTGGCTAATCCCAGTTCCTGCAGTGTGCCAGCGTTGAGAAGCAGAGTGCTATTAGCCTGCACTGCAACAGGGATGCGGTGCCTGCGTATGAGCTATAGACCTCCTGCCCCAGCCACAGAAGCACCTCTGGAAGCGGCACCTAGGGGAAAGCATCATATATCCTGTGTGCTTACAATGCATCCCGTATCCCTGGGTGGAACAGAAAGGCTCATCCAAAGCTGCTTTTACTATTGTCTGTACAGGGGCTTTCTTTTCTAGTAATGCAGAAGTTAGCACAAACGTATTGTCTCTTATTTCTTAAGAATTCATCATTTGTGCCTCTGCTTATTCCCTGCATGAAGTCATCATCCTCTATTTACGATATCACAAAGGGTTGCTGTGGAAATGATTGCTAATATTAATAATCCAAAGAGCATCCTCTTTGGAGGCCACAGTACTTTCTGTACTTAAATACAAGAAGGAATTAAATGCACTCTGCGCATAGCAGAGGGAAGCTAATGTTTCAGATGTGGAAGCAAGGCAGGCCACGGTACTTTCTGTAGTTAATTTGCCTACGTCAGGTAGGGAATTAGCAGAAAGTGCAGATGAGTGCAGACATCTATGTAATGCCGCAGCAAAGAAGGTAGCGAAATCCAGAGAACAACTGACAACCTGCTCCTTAATATAGTTCAGAAAACAAGAGATGTCATTTGCTGCTCTCAGCCTTGTAGATGGGAAAATTAGTCAACATATAAGATTCAGAACACTTTCCTTTAGCTCATAGTTGCTCGCTCTGGATCAGGTCCTGTGAGACACTGCATACTTTCAGCTCTTTCTGACTTTCCATTACTTCACAAGTGAAGGGTGTAGGGCATCCCAGAGGACACAGATCTTCACTGGGTACCGCATGGCCTGCTGCTTTATAAGGCAACTTCTTGTGAGTTCTTTTAATTAAGATTGGATGTTGTAATGAATTTCTTCTCGTAATTGAGTATCAGTGTTGGTCAGTTTGCAAACAGGCAGAAGAATTGAGTCTTTTGGAAGTTCCAGACTCAAAAGTATGTTTATAGAATAGCATGTGCTGTAttagtttgtgtttttcttaacaAAGCAAGGCAAGTGTCCCTTTAAACACATATTTGTCACTGCCAGTGAGGCTGTGCGGCCTGGGCAGCTTGCGGTGGTGAGCAGGGCAGATGCGTTCCTCTGACAAGTCTGACACGTGAGCAGATCAGTGGCTCTTCCAACTCTGCTCTCTGGTCTGCCCTCCCTCCTGCTCACCATCGCTGTTGTCACCATGTGCTGGCAAGCTGTGCAGTCTGTGCAGAGCCACGGTGCTTGGGCAGGGTGGCTTAACGCCACGCTTGACCCTCTGTCCTTGCACCCCTCCTCAGCCCTACAGTGACACTTTCCTTCTCTGGTGTTGATAATTTCTCCAAACCTGAAGAGGTGAACTTGAGGAGTTGAAGAAGCAGAGACAGGACAATAAAGCAGTGAATGAAAGTCAGTGTAGATAAATGTGATGTGCAGCACAGGCTGGGAGAATGATGAAGTGAACTTCACGTATGAAATAATGTGCTCTGACTGATACTTACCACAGAAATAAGATGCTGGGCTCACTGAGATTGTCAGCTGAGCTGAGAGCTGGGTGGAGAACATCATTATGTTGCTAATTAAAGCTGTGGTGTGTCTGTGTGTTGGCTGCCACATGCCCTTTGCATGCACAATCGCTTCATgcaaagaaagagcagagctggaagggcTCAGAAAAGGGCAGTAGGTGAACAAATACCCGTAACAGCGTGGATAAAGAGATAAGCTAAGCAAGCTATGGCTGTCACCTGGAAAAGAGACAGCTACAAAGGGATGAGAGATGCGTATAAAATCAGGAATTATGGCACAGGGTTTGCTGATGCATTGGAAaggagagcagctgctgtgtgttgGGCTTTACTTGTGGGGTGCAGATGTGGGGGATCACTGCATCCTGCATCTGAGCAGGCCCCGGCTGGCAGTGAGGGGGCAGAGCATGTGACAGAGCCTGGCCTGCCTTAAAAGTGCATGTGGtcatctcagctctgctgagataATAGGCCCTGaacacatacacatttttccttcatgcaTAATGCTGCTTCATATTTAGGATTATTTAGCTTATCCATTACCTCAGTTGTCTGAGGacacactgtaaaaaaaaaaaaaacaaaacaaaaaaaaccaaaactatAGGAAAGGCATTTTAGGCTATGCGAATGACTTCAACATAAGGAAAGCATGACTAAGGGCTGAGAGAATGTGCAATGAAAATTACCCTCTCTGGGCTGAAGAAAATTCCCAGAAAACTAGGCATGCGGGAAATGCCTGACTGTTAACATAGCTGGTCATACAACGCGTGTGGGCAGAAAGCCAGCCTTCCACAGATGCACTATGCAAGGGCTACAGTCTTTGTAAACTGCTCATTTCccaaaaatgtgtattttgtgggagtatctgattaaaaaaaataagagccttgcttttatctctttctctGCCCTGGAGTCCTGTCTGGCCAGGTGTACATACTCAGTGACTTTGTGCTGTAGAAATACACAAGAGCATGAGTCTTTAAAATAGCCTGGTTACATcatttcagcacatttctgctttgttcatgGACTCTTTGTGGCACAGGTCTGGGGTTTATTGCCTGTGTGCACTCTCAACAAAttgatttttgaaattttacttCAACATGCAGGTGTAGTTAAAACAGAGATGAAAGCTTGCAAATACGATTTTCTTCTTATCTTAAAAGGTGAGGAAGAGAGAGCAATTTTGCGTTGTCAGAATGCCAGTCCTGCTTTCTTACAGTGGTACTGTAGCGAACAGAtcccatcactgctgctgcagctgtggacTTAAGCTCCCATGATTCTctgtctcattttctcattttttctcttcgCTTGTTTCTAAATTAATTCAGCCACCAGTTGTGAGCTTTTTAGTTTTGAAAGCAATCCTACTAGCATGCCCTCGCCATCATCTGCTCAGCTTCCTGAGGCTGGTTTGTGTTTCCTGCAGCACGGCTAGGGCCTTGCATTTGGTCTTCATTGCTATTTGCTGTGAGTCTTCCTAACTGAAGCATTTTatggaaggaaatgaatggAGATGTGTCCATACCCTTCCATTTGAGAATTCATTTGTAATTTCTTATGGAAATGTTACCCAGCAATTCGATACCTTTCTGACGATGAGCTTTTTCTATAGGAAACCTGCagtacaggattttttttttaccaacaAGGACCGGAGAAAGCACAACTTTCTGGGAGCTGAGTGAAATCCAGGCGGTGGCTTTTCTTCTACTGGTGCATATATTTCAGTGCAGGCTTAATAAATACACTTCCTTAATCCAGACTTAAACAGATTATGccaggaaggagagggaggcTGTGGGCAGGAGACGGGTCTGCAGGCTGTTaccagggagagcagcagcagctctgctggcatgTCACCTGCTGCTGGATGCCTGCAGCATCGGGGAGAGCTTGAACAAATGCATCATGGCAATGTAACGGAAGCAAATGCATAAACAGGGAAGTCAAACACACCAAGTACAGTAATGAAAACACATCCGGTTAAGTAAAGATGCAAGGATTGTTCCTCAGCAAAGCACATTAACCTTTTATGGAGGTAGATGCGACCTTGGGAACTGAGGAGAGTTtcataatttaagaaataacaagaaatgaTAGCGTTTCCTCAAGAATGCGTGGCATTCTTCATTACCAGTTTCATGTTCTCCATGGGATGTGGATGACTCAgactgaaacatgaaaaatgcatCCAGACCTAGAAAGGAATTACTGTAGCAGTGTGCATGTACACGCCTCTTTGGTACTTCACAATATATTTTAGATGTAGTTGTTATAATTAGGTTCCATATGTTGTTTCTTATGAATGAGTAGTAGTACAAATGACCCTACCGATAATTTGAAGGTAAATTTAAGTGTGCCACAGATCAAAGTCTGCTATGTGGTATAAATCTGTGGGGTTTTGCTGAGAAGGGCAAATTCCCTTGAAGAATTTTGTTAACAGAAtagtagtttatttttaacataacGTTAATGTGAATacttcaagctgaaaaaaaggcttttatttctgtttgcatctTTGCAATGTGTGTGGGAACGTAGAAGAGCTAGGAGAGAAACTGAAACACTTGCATTTGCTTAGGCTTTGGGTAGGGCCAAAGCTTTGGGCTTTGTTCACTTCTGCTTTATTCTAGGTCTCTGTCAGAGAAGCTGGTGTAAAGCTGGAATGGTACAATGGGGAGTCAGGCTTCTTGTCTCCACGCTTTTTCCATCTTTAGTAAAAAGTTGAGCCTAATCCAGAACTTGGGATCTCAGGCTTCTCATGTGCTGAGAGTCTCTGTCTCTGAAATTCCAGCCAGGGTCCAAATTTGTGTATGAGCCCTATATTTATAAAACAGCCTTCTGAAAAccaccagctctgctgttctGACAAAGTTATTGTGTTGTCCCCTTGGGAACGAGGATTAACTCAGACATGTCATCTCAGTCTCCAGCACAGGTGCTTGGTGAAAGAGTAActgcttggaaagcaaaaaggagGTCCTTGAAAAGAATTAAGATTGGGCTGATATCCAAGCTGGAAACCATTCTTGTCCTGTTTGTGCTAATTCACACTCATTTGATGAGTACTGAATGATGTCTGCTTTTTTCAAAGGTGGCTGAGCACCTATAGTTTCCATCAGTGTGAGCAGGAGGTTGGCATACTCAGTGTGCATTACTTAAGGAAAAGACCCCACTGATTGTCCATCAGGCACCCTGCTTAATCCTGCCACTTGCAGGAACCATTTGACAGGTTTTCTACTGCTGTTCTTGGGTAGGGTTTGTAGATTCTTCCTTGAAGGCAGAGATAAAAGGAGATCTCCTTACTTGCTGCATAGCAAAATGGCTCTCGGCTGACTTGGCAATCATACTTAGTGCTTTTTTGAAGGCTCTATTCTTGCATTTATTTGGGCCCACTACACTGTTTGGTCAATAGCTGTGCTTCATGTCTCCCGGCAGACCATGCAACAGATGAGTGACCACCGCTATGACAAGCTGACAGTGCCCGACGATGCCGCTGCAAACTGCATCTACTTAAACATTCCCAGCAAAGGGCACGTCCTGCTGCACCGAGCCCCTGAGGAGTACCCAGAGAGCGCAAAGGTGAGGGATGTGCTGGGGGCGGCTGGGAGACTGCCAGCATCCTGGCCTCACCGGGAAGTGGCTCAGAACTGAAATTCAGTGCTTTCCAGAAAGAGTTACATCCTGCCATTAAATATCAGATGGCAAAAGCTTTCAACAGGTGGGAGGTGTGGGCTCGGTGTGCATCTCCACTGATTTTGTCTGTCTCCTGTGCCCCTGGTGCTTCTTCTGCCCAGCTGGAAGCAGTAACAGTTCCCTCACTGCAGTATTGATGTTTGCGACGCTCTGAAAGCTGTAGCCAGACAGCCACATACACTGTAAATGTTAGCCTGAATTGCAGTGAGAAGTGTAGCACCCACTGATCGATCCATGCCTACTCTAAATACTTAGGGAAAAGGGAAACTAAGGAGGTATAAAATGTAATGATTTCTGtgccatttcctttcttaaacaggtttttgaaaaactgaaggaCCACATGCTGATCCCAATAGCCAACACAGAACTGGAGAAAGTAGATGGGGCACTCACCTGTTGCTCTGTGCTTATTAACAAAACTTCAGAATTATGAGTTTACAGAGTCCCTCCCTTGTAGCTGGCAATAATGTTACACACAAGGTAGACGAATCTGTATCCAcacttttattgtttttattgaCAATCTACTGTACCACTGTGCTACTAACCCTTGTTTAcaaattttttgctttgtgtatttttattatgtcCTTGCAGATGGTATTTAAGGTGGATGTTTGCTTTCGTTGAGGGGCACATAACTCTGAAGTGTGTTAGTCCCGTGGGCTGGCAGAAGACAATTATAATGGCTAACCCCTAGCTTTAGTGATCTAACTTACCTGTGTGAAATTTTTATGAAGACCGACTAATTCTGAACACTTCAAGCACCTCTGTTGTCTTTGCA of Numida meleagris isolate 19003 breed g44 Domestic line chromosome 7, NumMel1.0, whole genome shotgun sequence contains these proteins:
- the DDAH1 gene encoding N(G),N(G)-dimethylarginine dimethylaminohydrolase 1 isoform X1 — its product is MAGLGGGPAAFGRCTHAVVRALPESLCRQALRSTAGPEVDFARAEREHQLYVGVLRGKLGLQVLELPADESLPDCVFVEDAAVVCEETALLTRPGAPSRRKEVEAMKRVLESLNLNMVEMVDENATLDGGDVLFTGREFFVGLSKRTNQRGAEILADTFKDYAVSTVPVHDSLHLKSFCSMAGPNLIAIGSSEAAQKALKTMQQMSDHRYDKLTVPDDAAANCIYLNIPSKGHVLLHRAPEEYPESAKVFEKLKDHMLIPIANTELEKVDGALTCCSVLINKTSEL
- the DDAH1 gene encoding N(G),N(G)-dimethylarginine dimethylaminohydrolase 1 isoform X2, with product MKRVLESLNLNMVEMVDENATLDGGDVLFTGREFFVGLSKRTNQRGAEILADTFKDYAVSTVPVHDSLHLKSFCSMAGPNLIAIGSSEAAQKALKTMQQMSDHRYDKLTVPDDAAANCIYLNIPSKGHVLLHRAPEEYPESAKVFEKLKDHMLIPIANTELEKVDGALTCCSVLINKTSEL